From the Brachybacterium sillae genome, the window GCCTGCACGGACGGCACGTTGAAGGAGTACGCGCCGGGGCCCCCGGCGGAGGGCTCGGCGAGCTTCGAGAACAGGGTGCGCAGATGGGCCGTCGCGTCGGTGACGGTGCCGACGGTCGAGCGGGCGTTGGCCCCGAGACGTTCCTGGTCGACGACGATCGCGGGGGTGAGACCCTCCAGCCGGTCGACATCCGGGCGTGCCAGCGACGGCATGAAGCCCTGCACGAAGGACGAGTAGGTCCCGTTGATCATCCGCTGGCTCTCCGCGGCGATGGTGCCGAACACCAGCGAGCTCTTCCCCGACCCCGACACCCCCGTGAACACCGTCAGACGGCGCTTGGGGATCTCCACCGACACTTCCCGCAGCGAGTTCTCCCGCGCACCGACCACCCGGATCACATCGTGGGTGTCGGCGGGATGCGCGGCCGGGGAGGAGTGGGTCATGGCGAGGCTCCTGAGGGGTCGACGGATGACCCGTTGAGCCTAGCGGGGCGGGGTACCCGCAGCGGGCGCCGCCGCGGCGCGGAACGTGCACCGTCTGGGCGTCCCGGATGTCGCCTCCACCGCGTAGCCTGACCGGGTGACCCACGTCGACATCGCCCTCATCGGCTCCGGCTCCGCGAACTCCCTGCCCGGCCCGGAGTTCGCCGACCGCCGCATCGTCCAGATCGACCGCGGGGTGGGCCCCGATCGCGTGTTCGGCGGCACCTGCCTGAACCTCGGGTGCATCCCCACCAAGATGTTCGTCCACACCGCGGACCTCGCCCACGCCGCGCAGGACGGCCCCCGCTTCGGCGTGCGCACGCGGGCGGATGGCGCCGACTGGCCGGCGATCCGAGACCGCATCTTCGGTCGCATCGACCCGATCGCCGCCGGAGGTGAGGAGTACCGCCGCAGCCACCCGGACAACGACAACCTCACCCTGCTGCGCGGCACCGCCCGCCTGCTCTCACCCACCGAACTGGAGGTCACCACCACCGACGGCGGCGTCGAGCACATCACCGCCGACACCGTCGTGATCGGTGCCGGATCCCGGCCGCAGATCCCGGACATCCCCGGTCTCGCCGACGCCGACCCGCAGACCTCCGACACGATCATGCGCCGAGACACCCTGCCGCGCAGCGTGCTGATCCTCGGTTCCGGAGTGATCGCCGCCGAGTTCGCCCACGTGCTGTCCGCCCTCGGGGTGGAGGTGACGATCCTCGCCCGCTCCGATCGTCTGCTGCGACGTGCCGACGCCGACGTCTCCGCGCGCTTCACCGAGGTGACCGCGCAGCGGATGAGCGTGCGCACCGACGTGCAGGTGCGGTCCGTCGAGCGTCGCCCCGACGGCACCGTCCACCTCAGTGGCCACGACCGCACCGGCCCTCTGGAGCTGGAGGCCGAGGAGATCCTGGTCGCGGCCGGCCGCACCCCCAATACGGATCTGCTCGGCGCCCGCGAGGCGGGACTGGACCTCCATCCCGACGGGCGCCTCGTCGTCGACGCGTTCCAGCGGGCCCAGGCCGCGGGCCGCCCCCTCGGGACCACCTGGGCCTTCGGGGACGTGTCCGACCCCCACCAGCTCAAGCAT encodes:
- a CDS encoding mycothione reductase — translated: MTHVDIALIGSGSANSLPGPEFADRRIVQIDRGVGPDRVFGGTCLNLGCIPTKMFVHTADLAHAAQDGPRFGVRTRADGADWPAIRDRIFGRIDPIAAGGEEYRRSHPDNDNLTLLRGTARLLSPTELEVTTTDGGVEHITADTVVIGAGSRPQIPDIPGLADADPQTSDTIMRRDTLPRSVLILGSGVIAAEFAHVLSALGVEVTILARSDRLLRRADADVSARFTEVTAQRMSVRTDVQVRSVERRPDGTVHLSGHDRTGPLELEAEEILVAAGRTPNTDLLGAREAGLDLHPDGRLVVDAFQRAQAAGRPLGTTWAFGDVSDPHQLKHVANHQLRIVRHNLLHPEELRRSDTMPVPAAVFSHPQVATVGLTEAQARVAGRDVRVAVQEYAGIAYGWALEDTTGFAKLIADADGTLLGAHIIGHEAATLIQQLVQAMSTGQRVQDIARTQYWIHPALPELLENALLQLTDAHGG